In one window of Halorubrum sp. BV1 DNA:
- a CDS encoding isocitrate/isopropylmalate family dehydrogenase: protein MSYEIAVIEGDGIGHEVVPAAIDVLDALDVAFEFVEAEAGDAVAAETGDPLPQATYDLAADADATLFGAAGETAADVILPLREAVGSFVNVRPAKAFPGVDAVRPETDVVFLRENTEGVYAGHEDRLSDDLSTLTRVVTSSASRELAEFACEFVEDGRGPEHGDGFTVAHKANVMRETDGRFREELLDVAAERGVDADEELMDAFATKLPLDPTQYGVVVCPNLAGDVLSDLAAGLVGGLGLLPSANIGHDNALFEPVHGTAPDIAGEGVANPTAAILSAAMLVEFLGHVEEGQQIRDAVERVLSDGPRTGDLGGDATTDEVTAAVVERL from the coding sequence GTGAGCTACGAGATCGCCGTCATCGAGGGCGACGGGATCGGCCACGAGGTCGTGCCTGCCGCCATCGACGTGCTCGACGCGCTCGACGTAGCGTTCGAATTCGTCGAGGCGGAAGCGGGCGACGCGGTGGCAGCGGAGACGGGCGACCCGCTCCCGCAGGCGACCTACGACCTCGCCGCCGACGCCGACGCGACGCTGTTCGGCGCGGCCGGCGAGACCGCGGCAGACGTCATCCTCCCGCTGCGGGAGGCCGTCGGCTCGTTCGTCAACGTCCGGCCGGCGAAGGCGTTTCCGGGCGTCGACGCGGTCCGACCGGAGACGGACGTCGTCTTCCTCCGTGAGAACACCGAGGGCGTGTACGCGGGCCACGAGGACCGGCTCTCCGATGACCTGTCGACGCTGACGCGTGTCGTCACTTCCTCGGCCTCCCGAGAGCTCGCCGAGTTCGCCTGCGAGTTCGTCGAGGACGGCCGCGGACCGGAGCACGGAGACGGGTTCACGGTCGCGCACAAGGCGAACGTGATGCGCGAGACCGACGGGCGGTTCCGCGAGGAGCTACTCGACGTCGCCGCAGAGCGCGGCGTCGACGCCGACGAGGAGTTGATGGACGCGTTCGCCACGAAGCTCCCGCTCGATCCGACCCAGTACGGCGTCGTCGTCTGTCCGAACCTCGCGGGCGACGTGCTCTCAGATCTGGCCGCCGGGCTGGTCGGGGGGCTCGGTCTCCTTCCGTCTGCGAACATCGGCCACGACAACGCGCTGTTCGAGCCGGTCCACGGGACCGCGCCGGACATCGCTGGCGAGGGCGTCGCGAACCCGACCGCGGCGATCCTCTCTGCCGCCATGCTGGTGGAGTTCCTCGGCCACGTCGAGGAGGGACAACAGATCCGCGACGCCGTGGAGAGGGTGCTCTCCGACGGTCCCCGAACCGGAGACCTAGGCGGGGACGCGACGACCGACGAGGTCACTGCGGCCGTCGTCGAGCGGCTGTAA
- a CDS encoding RNase P subunit p30 family protein: MYEAVHAHPDGDATVARHAATAARYGYDGIVVRTREALDPVRVDPGTDRGETGDAVDPTADAADGAQASPDRARDPVALGEEYGVDVVDAVEIDADDPTSASGSVGNYRPEHTVVCLVGGDDALNRFAVEEPRVDVLARPMAGSGGFNHVLAKAARDNGVHVEFDLGPLFRETGGKRVRALADLRKLREIVAAYDAPHVVSANAASHLELRAPREVVAAAEAVGFDPEWVREGLGAWGEIAARTRERRSEAFIAPGVRRGRYEEDG, from the coding sequence ATGTACGAGGCCGTTCACGCGCACCCCGACGGCGACGCGACCGTCGCGCGCCACGCCGCCACCGCCGCGCGGTACGGCTACGACGGGATCGTCGTCCGGACGCGGGAGGCGCTCGATCCGGTCCGAGTCGATCCGGGTACCGACCGCGGCGAGACGGGTGACGCAGTCGACCCCACTGCCGACGCCGCCGACGGCGCTCAGGCGTCTCCGGACCGTGCGCGCGACCCGGTCGCTCTCGGCGAGGAGTACGGCGTCGACGTCGTCGACGCGGTCGAGATCGACGCGGACGACCCGACGAGCGCCTCCGGGTCGGTCGGCAACTACCGGCCGGAACACACCGTCGTCTGTCTCGTCGGAGGCGACGACGCGCTGAACCGGTTCGCCGTCGAGGAACCCAGAGTCGACGTGCTCGCCCGACCGATGGCGGGGTCGGGCGGATTCAACCACGTCCTCGCGAAGGCCGCCCGAGACAACGGCGTCCACGTGGAGTTCGACCTCGGGCCGCTGTTCCGGGAGACGGGCGGCAAGCGCGTCCGCGCGCTCGCCGACCTCCGGAAGCTCAGAGAGATCGTGGCCGCCTACGACGCCCCGCACGTCGTGAGCGCGAACGCCGCCTCCCACCTCGAACTACGGGCCCCGCGCGAGGTCGTCGCCGCCGCGGAGGCGGTGGGGTTCGATCCCGAATGGGTCCGCGAGGGGCTCGGTGCGTGGGGCGAGATCGCGGCCCGGACTCGGGAACGACGCTCCGAGGCCTTCATAGCGCCGGGGGTCCGACGTGGACGGTATGAAGAAGACGGTTGA
- a CDS encoding Rpp14/Pop5 family protein — translation MKHLPKHLRPRWRYVAVGIETWPDADVGRRAFQRALWYAAGNLVGDAGSADSDLSLLSFAYADGRGEAVVRVRHGHVAEARASIACVSEVDGEPVGIRVRGISGTVRACEERYMGRAGGTSTQRDVAFEDAERPAVVRGDACDVRTESGHVGATMFDIE, via the coding sequence ATGAAACACCTCCCCAAACACCTCAGACCGCGGTGGCGGTACGTCGCCGTCGGCATCGAGACGTGGCCGGACGCCGACGTGGGTCGGCGGGCGTTCCAGCGCGCGCTGTGGTACGCCGCCGGCAACCTCGTCGGCGACGCCGGCAGCGCCGACTCCGACCTCTCTCTGCTCTCGTTCGCGTACGCCGACGGCCGCGGCGAGGCTGTCGTCCGCGTTCGGCACGGTCACGTCGCCGAGGCGCGGGCGTCGATCGCGTGCGTGAGCGAGGTCGACGGCGAGCCGGTCGGGATCCGAGTGCGAGGGATCTCGGGGACGGTACGTGCCTGTGAGGAAAGATATATGGGTCGCGCGGGCGGTACTTCGACACAGCGAGACGTCGCGTTCGAGGACGCCGAGCGGCCCGCGGTCGTGCGTGGTGACGCGTGCGACGTGCGGACCGAGTCGGGACACGTCGGCGCGACGATGTTCGACATCGAGTGA
- a CDS encoding beta-CASP ribonuclease aCPSF1, which translates to MSQVDKQLDTLKSEIEQEIPNDITVTDVKYEGPELVVYTRDPKRFAGDGDLIRRLASKLRKRITVRPDPSALSPPRRAEEEVREVIPEEAGVTSLDFHEDTGEVVIEAEKPGMVIGRRGSTLREITQEVGWTPEVVRTPPIESSTVSNVRGFLKNEREERRDILERVGRQIHREEMSDDEWVRITTLGCCREVGRAAFILSTPETRILIDCGDKPGAEGEVPYLQVPEALGAGAANLDAVILTHAHLDHSALLPLLFKYGYDGPIYTTEPTRDLMGLLTLDYLDVAAKDGRTPPYESAQVREAIKHTIPLEYGDVTDVAPDVKLTFHNAGHILGSAVTHFHIGDGLYNVAFSGDIHYEDTRLFNGAVNDFPRVETLVLESTYGGRDDYQTDQADSEEALKEVINETYEQGGKVVIPAFAVGRSQEIMLVLEEAMREGEIPEMPVHLDGMIWEATAIHTTYPEYLRDELRDRIFHEDENPFLADQFNHIDAGEDERQEVADGDQSIIISTSGMIEGGPIMSWLRHIGPDPDSNLVFVGYQAQGTLGRRIQNGWDEIPVDGWGGGGRGDTLTLEMGTEVVDGFSGHADRQGLENFVKTMNPRPEKVLCVHGDERSVQDLSSALYHDYNMRTFAPKNLETFRFK; encoded by the coding sequence ATGAGTCAAGTCGATAAGCAACTCGATACACTGAAATCAGAGATCGAACAGGAGATTCCGAACGACATCACGGTCACCGACGTCAAGTACGAGGGACCAGAGCTGGTCGTGTACACGCGCGACCCGAAGCGGTTCGCCGGCGACGGCGACCTGATCCGGCGGCTCGCCTCTAAGCTCCGCAAGCGGATCACGGTGCGCCCGGACCCGAGTGCGCTCTCGCCCCCGCGCCGGGCCGAAGAGGAGGTCCGCGAGGTGATCCCGGAAGAAGCCGGCGTCACGTCCCTCGACTTTCACGAGGACACCGGCGAGGTCGTGATCGAAGCCGAGAAGCCGGGCATGGTGATCGGTCGACGCGGCTCCACGCTCCGTGAGATCACCCAAGAAGTCGGCTGGACCCCCGAGGTCGTGCGAACGCCGCCGATCGAGTCCTCGACCGTCTCGAACGTGCGCGGATTCCTCAAAAACGAACGCGAGGAACGCCGCGACATCTTAGAGCGCGTCGGCCGCCAGATCCACCGCGAGGAGATGTCCGACGACGAGTGGGTCCGGATCACGACGCTCGGCTGCTGTCGCGAGGTCGGTCGCGCCGCGTTCATCCTCTCGACGCCGGAGACGCGCATCCTCATCGACTGCGGCGACAAACCCGGCGCAGAAGGCGAAGTCCCGTACCTCCAAGTTCCGGAGGCGCTCGGCGCGGGCGCGGCAAACCTCGACGCCGTCATCCTGACGCACGCCCACCTTGACCACTCGGCGCTTTTACCCCTCCTGTTCAAATACGGCTACGACGGTCCCATCTACACCACCGAGCCGACCCGCGACCTGATGGGGCTTCTCACGCTCGACTACCTCGACGTCGCCGCCAAAGACGGCCGGACGCCCCCGTACGAGTCCGCGCAGGTCCGCGAGGCGATCAAACACACCATCCCGCTTGAGTACGGCGACGTCACCGACGTCGCTCCCGACGTGAAGCTCACCTTCCACAACGCGGGACACATCCTCGGCAGCGCAGTCACGCACTTCCACATCGGCGACGGCCTCTACAACGTCGCGTTCTCCGGCGACATTCACTACGAGGACACTCGGCTGTTCAACGGCGCGGTCAACGACTTCCCGCGGGTCGAGACGCTCGTTCTTGAGTCCACTTACGGCGGCCGCGACGACTACCAGACCGATCAGGCCGACTCCGAGGAGGCGCTCAAGGAAGTAATCAACGAGACGTACGAGCAGGGCGGGAAAGTCGTCATCCCCGCGTTCGCCGTGGGGCGCTCTCAGGAGATCATGCTCGTCCTGGAGGAGGCGATGCGTGAGGGCGAGATCCCGGAGATGCCCGTCCACCTCGACGGGATGATCTGGGAGGCGACCGCGATCCACACCACCTACCCCGAGTACCTTCGCGACGAACTCCGCGACCGGATCTTCCACGAGGACGAGAACCCGTTCCTCGCCGACCAGTTCAACCACATCGACGCCGGGGAAGACGAGCGACAGGAGGTCGCAGACGGCGACCAGAGCATCATCATCTCCACGTCGGGGATGATCGAGGGCGGGCCGATCATGTCGTGGCTCCGCCACATCGGTCCCGACCCGGACTCGAACCTCGTGTTCGTCGGCTACCAGGCGCAGGGGACGCTCGGCCGCAGGATCCAGAACGGCTGGGACGAGATCCCCGTCGACGGCTGGGGCGGCGGCGGCCGCGGCGACACGCTCACCCTCGAAATGGGAACTGAAGTCGTCGACGGCTTCTCCGGCCACGCCGACAGACAGGGCTTAGAGAACTTCGTGAAGACGATGAACCCGCGTCCCGAGAAAGTGCTCTGTGTCCACGGCGACGAGCGGTCCGTGCAGGACCTCTCCTCCGCGCTGTATCATGATTACAACATGCGGACGTTCGCACCGAAGAACCTAGAGACGTTCCGGTTCAAGTAG
- the leuD gene encoding 3-isopropylmalate dehydratase small subunit, translating to MSSPEFSAGEAPAEKVTEVTGTGIPIRGNDIDTDQIIPARFMKVVTFDGLGQFAFFDQRFDDEDNEKDHPFNEKKYQGANVLVVNANFGCGSSREHAPQALMRWGIDAVVGESFAEIFAGNCLALGIPTVTADQEDIEALQDFVEENPDADVDIDVAEETITYDDTVIDATVHDAQRKALVEGVWDTTALMGANAEAVRETARSLPYVPDEHIPEPAAGDGA from the coding sequence ATGAGTTCGCCCGAGTTCAGCGCCGGCGAGGCTCCGGCCGAGAAGGTGACCGAGGTCACGGGGACCGGAATCCCGATCCGCGGGAACGACATCGACACCGACCAGATCATCCCCGCGCGGTTCATGAAGGTCGTCACCTTCGACGGGCTGGGCCAGTTCGCCTTCTTCGACCAGCGGTTCGACGACGAGGACAACGAGAAGGACCACCCGTTCAACGAAAAGAAGTACCAGGGCGCGAACGTGCTGGTCGTCAACGCCAACTTCGGCTGCGGATCGTCTCGCGAGCACGCGCCGCAGGCGCTGATGCGCTGGGGGATCGACGCGGTCGTCGGCGAGTCCTTCGCGGAGATCTTCGCGGGCAACTGTCTCGCGCTCGGTATCCCCACTGTCACGGCCGACCAGGAAGATATCGAGGCGCTACAGGACTTCGTCGAGGAGAACCCGGACGCGGACGTCGACATCGACGTGGCCGAAGAGACGATCACCTACGACGACACGGTGATCGACGCGACGGTCCACGACGCCCAGCGGAAAGCGCTCGTCGAGGGGGTCTGGGACACGACGGCGCTGATGGGCGCGAACGCGGAGGCTGTCCGCGAGACCGCGCGCTCGCTGCCGTACGTCCCCGACGAACACATTCCCGAACCCGCGGCGGGGGACGGCGCGTGA
- a CDS encoding MOSC domain-containing protein, with protein sequence MTGRVAAVHTAPESGAPMEARDSVEAVSGRGLRGDRYFLDRGTYSQSSRDVSREISLIERETLDAVERDYGIPVGADEHRRNLTTAGVGCNRLVGVRFRVGDAVCEGVELCEPCSYLERHLAREGVRDALVHRGGLRARIVSGGAIEQGDPIKVVGDAPDAARSRLGDA encoded by the coding sequence ATGACCGGGCGGGTGGCGGCCGTCCACACCGCACCCGAGTCGGGCGCGCCCATGGAGGCGCGGGACAGCGTCGAGGCCGTCTCGGGCCGCGGGCTGCGCGGCGACCGGTACTTTCTGGACCGCGGGACCTACTCGCAGTCGTCCCGCGACGTGAGCCGGGAGATATCGCTCATCGAACGCGAGACGCTCGACGCCGTCGAGCGCGACTACGGGATCCCCGTCGGCGCGGACGAACACCGGCGGAACCTCACGACAGCCGGCGTCGGCTGCAACCGCCTCGTCGGCGTGCGGTTCCGCGTCGGCGACGCGGTCTGTGAGGGCGTCGAGCTGTGCGAGCCGTGCTCGTACCTCGAACGTCACCTCGCCCGCGAGGGAGTCCGCGACGCGCTCGTCCACCGGGGCGGACTCCGGGCGCGGATCGTCTCGGGTGGAGCGATCGAGCAGGGCGATCCGATCAAGGTCGTTGGAGACGCGCCGGACGCGGCGCGCTCGCGGCTCGGAGACGCGTGA
- a CDS encoding DUF555 domain-containing protein, with product MSNYSVAMEAAWLVRDVEETDDAIGVAVSEAGKRLNETDKQYVEVEPGVTGCPACGEPFDAAFLAANTALVGLLLEIDIFNADSEEHAERIAKSEVGGALRDVPLEVIEIVETEGDDEDASDE from the coding sequence ATGAGCAACTACTCGGTCGCGATGGAAGCAGCCTGGTTGGTCCGTGACGTCGAGGAGACCGACGACGCGATCGGCGTCGCGGTCAGCGAAGCCGGCAAGCGACTCAACGAGACGGACAAGCAGTACGTCGAGGTCGAACCCGGCGTCACCGGCTGTCCGGCCTGTGGCGAGCCGTTCGACGCTGCCTTCCTCGCCGCGAACACGGCCCTGGTCGGACTCCTCTTGGAGATCGACATCTTCAACGCCGACAGCGAAGAGCACGCGGAGCGCATCGCAAAGAGCGAAGTCGGCGGCGCGTTACGCGACGTACCGCTCGAAGTCATCGAGATCGTCGAAACAGAGGGAGACGACGAAGACGCGTCGGACGAGTAA
- a CDS encoding DUF357 domain-containing protein, with protein sequence MAADLEEKTDRYERMLADALALAEPRPPASTPLGAAAADVTEMAESYLEDGRHFREAGDPVNALASYSYGYGWLDAGVRMGLFAVPDDTELFTT encoded by the coding sequence ATGGCCGCCGACCTGGAGGAGAAGACGGACCGGTACGAGCGCATGCTCGCGGACGCGCTCGCGCTCGCGGAGCCGCGACCGCCCGCGTCCACGCCGCTCGGCGCGGCCGCGGCCGACGTGACCGAGATGGCCGAGTCGTACCTTGAGGACGGCCGCCACTTTCGCGAGGCGGGCGACCCGGTCAACGCGCTCGCCTCCTACTCGTACGGCTACGGCTGGCTCGACGCCGGCGTTCGGATGGGCCTGTTCGCGGTCCCGGACGACACCGAGCTGTTCACGACCTGA
- a CDS encoding class I SAM-dependent methyltransferase: protein MKKTVEEHATRFSEMADEYDDSKSDEYHASASLVIEHAKPSPTDTVLDLGAGTGAIALAVAPDADRVLARDISEGMMNEGRRKAEEAGLSNVEFAYGEFRSPDVDPDERVDVVTSNFALHHLADDEKREAIRVMADTGARRIVLGDVAFFEEPDPAAPFYGPEVDDPATVGTLVEAFTSEGFAVTTVERVHDQVAVIVAERGDALAARGGSTDDSE from the coding sequence ATGAAGAAGACGGTTGAAGAACACGCGACGCGGTTCTCCGAGATGGCCGACGAGTACGACGACTCGAAGAGCGACGAGTACCACGCGTCCGCGAGCCTCGTTATCGAACACGCCAAGCCGTCGCCCACGGACACCGTCCTCGATCTCGGGGCGGGCACCGGTGCGATCGCGCTGGCCGTCGCGCCCGACGCCGACCGCGTGCTCGCCCGCGACATCAGCGAGGGGATGATGAACGAGGGGCGACGGAAGGCGGAGGAGGCGGGACTGTCGAACGTTGAATTCGCGTACGGCGAGTTCCGCTCGCCCGATGTCGATCCCGACGAGCGGGTCGACGTCGTCACCTCCAACTTCGCGCTCCACCACCTCGCCGACGACGAGAAGCGCGAGGCGATCCGTGTGATGGCAGACACCGGAGCGCGGCGGATCGTGCTCGGCGACGTGGCCTTCTTCGAGGAGCCGGATCCTGCGGCCCCCTTCTACGGCCCCGAGGTCGACGACCCGGCGACAGTCGGCACGCTCGTCGAGGCGTTCACGAGCGAGGGGTTCGCGGTGACGACAGTCGAGCGCGTCCACGACCAGGTGGCCGTGATCGTCGCGGAGCGCGGCGACGCGCTCGCGGCGCGAGGCGGATCGACAGACGACTCGGAGTGA
- the leuC gene encoding 3-isopropylmalate dehydratase large subunit has protein sequence MSEGTLYDKVWDRHKVTELPTGQDQLFVGLHLVHEVTSPQAFGMLKERDQEVAFPERTHATVDHIVPTGNRDRPYRDEAAESMMAELEENVRGSGIDFSDPDSGDQGIVHVIGPEQGLTQPGMTIVCGDSHTSTHGAFGALAFGIGTSQIRDVLATGCVAMEKQKVRKIEVTGELGEGVTAKDIILTIIGKLGTDGGVGYVYEYAGEAIEDLGMEGRMSICNMSIEGGARAGYVNPDETTYEWLKETDAFADDPEEFERLKPYWESVRTDDDAEYDDVVTIDGSAIEPTVTWGTTPGQTAGITEPIPDPDDLPEEDRDTARRAQKHMRVDPGDTMEGYDIDVAFLGSCTNARLKDLREAAAFVEGREVADDVRAMVVPGSQRVRDAAEAEGLDEVFIEAGFDWREPGCSMCLGMNDDQLVGDEASASSSNRNFVGRQGSKDGRTVLMSPIMVAAAAVTGEVTDVREMEEVATV, from the coding sequence ATGAGCGAGGGGACGCTGTATGACAAGGTGTGGGACCGCCACAAGGTGACTGAGCTACCGACCGGACAGGACCAGCTGTTCGTCGGCCTCCACCTCGTCCACGAGGTCACCAGCCCGCAGGCGTTCGGCATGCTGAAAGAACGCGATCAGGAGGTCGCGTTCCCGGAGCGGACGCACGCGACGGTCGACCACATCGTGCCGACCGGCAACCGCGACCGACCGTACCGCGACGAGGCCGCAGAGAGCATGATGGCCGAGTTAGAAGAGAACGTCCGCGGGTCCGGCATCGACTTTTCGGACCCCGACTCCGGCGATCAGGGGATCGTCCACGTCATCGGTCCGGAGCAGGGGCTCACCCAGCCGGGTATGACGATCGTCTGTGGTGACTCGCACACGTCGACGCACGGCGCGTTCGGTGCGCTGGCGTTCGGGATCGGTACCTCGCAGATCCGCGACGTGCTGGCGACGGGCTGTGTCGCCATGGAGAAACAGAAAGTCCGAAAGATCGAGGTCACCGGTGAACTCGGCGAGGGCGTCACCGCCAAAGACATCATCCTGACTATCATCGGGAAGCTCGGCACCGACGGCGGCGTCGGCTACGTGTACGAGTACGCCGGCGAGGCCATCGAGGACCTCGGGATGGAGGGACGGATGTCGATCTGTAACATGTCGATCGAGGGCGGCGCTCGCGCGGGGTACGTCAACCCCGACGAGACCACTTACGAGTGGCTGAAAGAGACCGACGCCTTCGCCGACGACCCCGAAGAGTTCGAGCGGCTGAAGCCGTACTGGGAGTCGGTCCGCACCGACGACGACGCGGAGTACGACGACGTCGTCACCATCGACGGGTCGGCCATCGAACCGACCGTCACATGGGGGACCACGCCCGGGCAGACTGCGGGCATCACCGAGCCGATCCCGGACCCAGACGACCTCCCCGAAGAGGATCGAGACACCGCTCGCCGCGCACAAAAGCACATGCGCGTCGATCCGGGAGACACGATGGAGGGGTACGACATCGACGTGGCCTTCCTCGGGTCGTGCACGAACGCGCGCCTGAAGGACCTGCGGGAGGCCGCGGCGTTCGTCGAGGGCCGTGAGGTTGCAGACGACGTGCGCGCGATGGTCGTTCCCGGCAGTCAGCGCGTCCGCGACGCCGCCGAGGCCGAGGGCCTCGACGAGGTGTTCATCGAGGCGGGCTTCGACTGGCGAGAGCCCGGCTGTTCGATGTGTCTCGGCATGAACGACGATCAGCTTGTGGGCGACGAGGCGAGCGCCTCCTCGTCGAACCGGAACTTCGTCGGCCGACAGGGCTCGAAGGACGGGCGGACCGTGCTGATGAGTCCGATCATGGTCGCGGCCGCGGCGGTGACCGGCGAGGTCACAGACGTCCGCGAGATGGAGGAGGTGGCGACCGTATGA
- a CDS encoding HAD-IIB family hydrolase: MAPPLALDIDGTLTTPSGRIDPRVFELLPDWDAPVVFATGKAFPYPVALAHFLGRAETVIAENGGVAYVDGDASILGDPAVPRAVVEAFEARGGEIGWGDGNTVNRWRETEVALSLDADERLLREVAADAGDEVQVVDTGYAYHVKSPDVSKGQALCRVADGLGLAPADFVAIGDSENDASTFAVAGESYAVANADATARDAADTVLSESYMDGTAGLLRTLRERAE; encoded by the coding sequence ATGGCTCCGCCCCTCGCGTTAGACATCGACGGGACGCTGACGACGCCGAGCGGCCGGATCGACCCTCGCGTCTTCGAACTACTTCCCGACTGGGACGCGCCGGTCGTGTTCGCGACGGGCAAGGCGTTCCCGTACCCGGTCGCGCTCGCGCACTTCCTCGGCCGGGCCGAGACCGTGATCGCGGAGAACGGCGGGGTCGCGTACGTCGACGGCGACGCGTCGATCCTCGGTGATCCCGCGGTGCCCCGCGCCGTCGTCGAGGCCTTCGAGGCGCGCGGCGGCGAGATCGGCTGGGGCGACGGCAACACCGTGAACCGCTGGCGCGAGACGGAGGTCGCGCTGTCTCTCGACGCCGACGAGCGCCTGTTGCGCGAGGTTGCGGCCGACGCCGGCGACGAGGTGCAGGTCGTCGACACCGGCTACGCCTACCACGTCAAATCGCCGGACGTGAGCAAGGGACAAGCCCTCTGTCGCGTCGCCGACGGGCTCGGTCTCGCCCCCGCGGACTTCGTCGCCATCGGCGACAGCGAGAACGACGCCTCCACGTTCGCCGTCGCCGGCGAGTCCTACGCCGTCGCCAACGCGGACGCGACCGCCCGCGACGCCGCAGACACCGTCTTATCGGAGTCGTACATGGATGGGACTGCCGGGCTGTTGCGAACGCTCCGAGAGCGCGCAGAGTGA
- a CDS encoding SDR family oxidoreductase, with translation MPPGTDGRGVQKTVLITGCSSGIGRAAAHAFTDEGWTVYATARNPADIETLGEAGCEIATLDVTDQSDIDRVVDRVLDETGSIDALVNNAGYGQFGPIEDVPTEKVHEQFDVNVYGPHRLIRAVLPSMRREGDGTIVNVSSVAGRVSFPGGGVYSGSKFAIEAMSDALRNEVGTHGIDVVVVEPGPVRTNFADRVEREAGGRSGDAQDADSEAGRTGAYEDVYALFEDATLVGGDGPGSVEPELVADAVVNAASATQPPARVQPGTAARVGVLARFLPDAVLDAGYDFIRKLVS, from the coding sequence ATGCCGCCGGGGACCGACGGCCGAGGCGTGCAGAAGACGGTACTCATCACCGGCTGTTCCTCCGGTATCGGCCGCGCCGCGGCGCACGCCTTCACCGACGAGGGATGGACCGTGTACGCGACGGCGCGGAACCCGGCGGACATCGAGACGCTCGGCGAGGCGGGCTGTGAGATCGCGACCCTCGACGTGACGGACCAGTCCGACATCGACCGCGTCGTCGACCGCGTCCTCGACGAGACGGGATCGATCGACGCGCTGGTCAACAACGCCGGCTACGGCCAGTTCGGTCCGATAGAGGACGTACCGACCGAGAAGGTCCACGAGCAGTTCGACGTGAACGTGTACGGCCCGCACCGATTGATCAGGGCCGTGCTGCCGAGCATGCGGCGCGAGGGCGACGGGACGATCGTGAACGTCTCGTCGGTCGCCGGCCGCGTCTCGTTCCCCGGCGGCGGCGTCTACAGCGGCTCGAAGTTCGCGATCGAGGCGATGTCGGACGCGCTCCGAAACGAGGTCGGAACGCACGGGATCGACGTAGTGGTCGTCGAGCCCGGACCCGTTCGGACTAACTTCGCAGACCGCGTCGAGCGCGAGGCTGGCGGTCGAAGCGGCGACGCGCAAGACGCCGACTCCGAAGCAGGTCGAACCGGCGCGTACGAGGACGTGTACGCCCTGTTCGAAGACGCCACGCTCGTCGGCGGCGACGGGCCGGGGTCGGTCGAGCCGGAACTTGTCGCCGACGCGGTCGTGAACGCCGCGAGTGCGACGCAGCCACCAGCGCGCGTCCAGCCCGGGACCGCCGCCCGCGTCGGCGTCCTCGCGCGGTTCCTCCCTGACGCGGTGCTCGACGCCGGGTACGACTTCATCCGGAAGCTCGTCTCCTGA
- the psmA gene encoding archaeal proteasome endopeptidase complex subunit alpha — MQGQSQQQAYDRGITIFSPDGRLYQVEYAREAVKRGTASVGVRAEDGVVLAADKRARSPLMEPASIEKLHKADDHVGVASAGHVADARQLIDFARRQAQVNRLRYGEAVGIETLTKNITDHIQQYTQVGGARPFGVALIVGGIENGEPRLFETDPSGTPYEWQALSIGSNRSDLRDYLEAEYEDGIGTDEAVGLALDTLAQSNDGELSPDGVGVATITVEDGYTERSVDEIEAILADHDLLAEEAADGADADETDAEDADDDDAEDADDDA, encoded by the coding sequence ATGCAGGGTCAATCCCAACAGCAGGCGTACGACCGAGGCATCACCATCTTCTCTCCGGACGGCCGACTCTATCAGGTCGAGTACGCCCGGGAGGCGGTGAAGCGCGGGACGGCGAGCGTCGGCGTCCGCGCCGAGGACGGCGTCGTCCTCGCGGCAGACAAACGGGCCCGATCTCCGCTGATGGAGCCCGCGAGCATCGAGAAGCTCCACAAGGCTGACGACCACGTCGGCGTCGCGAGCGCGGGCCACGTCGCCGACGCCCGTCAGCTCATCGACTTCGCGCGCCGACAGGCGCAGGTCAACCGTCTGCGCTACGGCGAGGCGGTCGGGATCGAGACGCTGACAAAGAACATCACCGACCACATCCAGCAGTACACGCAGGTCGGCGGCGCGCGTCCCTTCGGCGTTGCGCTGATCGTCGGCGGAATCGAGAACGGCGAGCCGCGTCTGTTCGAGACCGATCCCTCGGGGACCCCCTACGAGTGGCAGGCGCTCTCGATCGGCTCCAACCGGAGCGACCTCCGCGACTACCTCGAAGCGGAGTACGAGGACGGCATCGGCACCGACGAGGCGGTCGGGCTGGCGCTCGATACGCTCGCGCAGTCGAACGACGGCGAGCTCTCGCCGGATGGCGTCGGCGTCGCGACGATCACGGTCGAAGATGGTTACACCGAGCGGTCGGTAGACGAGATCGAAGCGATCCTCGCCGACCACGACCTGCTCGCGGAGGAGGCGGCCGACGGAGCGGATGCAGACGAAACCGACGCTGAAGATGCGGACGACGACGACGCCGAGGACGCGGACGACGACGCGTAA